CGATGCGGCGGGCCATGCGCCGTCTGGCGCAGCCCCAGGCCGCCGAGCACATCGCGGCTCAACTGCTCGCTTTGGGCCGAAAGGAGTAGGGACGCATGTTGAGCATGGTGGGCTTTTTCTGGATCATGGTCTTTCTGGCAGGGATCATCGGTGCATTGCGTGGTTGGGCCAGAGAGTGGCTGGTGACTTCTTCGGTGGTGCTGGCTTTCCTCATCATCTGGGTGATGGAGACCTATGCGCCCTCGGTGGTTCGTAGCGTGAGCTCCTCTCGGCCCGCCCCGGCGCTGGCGACGTCTACTCCCACGTTCACCCCCGCTCCCCTCCCCACGCCGCCGTCCTCACCCTTGGAGACTTTGATCCCTCCTGAGGCCAGGAGACAACCCTGGACAAAAGAGGAGCGCAACACCTTTTGGTTCCGCACGCTGACCTTGCTGGTGCTGGCTTTCTTTGGCTATCAGACGCCTCGCATCCCGGCCGTGGCTAGCCGCACAGCCAGGGGCAAAGGTGTGGTCGCTGATTTGATGTTGGGCTTCGTCTTCGGGATGCTCAACGGCTATCTCATCGTCGGCTCGATCTGGTATTTTCTGGACCAGGTTCGCTACCCATTTCGCGCGGTGATGGTGCCCCCGGACCAAATCGAGCCCCTGGCGAAGTTGGTAGATGCTTACATCCGCTACATGCCTCCCAGCTATCTGTTGAGCACGCCGGGGCTGTTCGTCGCCGTCATCATCGCCTTTGTCTTCGTCCTCACCGTGTTGATTTGAGGAGCAGGCATGGTTTTGTCGCAGCGCATTCACTTCGTCGGTATCGGCGGCACCGGGCTTTCGGCCATCGCCCGCGTGCTGCTGGAGCGTGGCTACACTGTCAGCGGCTCAGATCGGCACGCTTCGCCGTTCACCGAGGCGCTGGCGCGGTTGGGTGCCCGTGTGTTCATCGGCCACGCCCCCGAACAGGTGCGCGATGCCGACCTGGTGGTGCGCTCTTCGGCCATCCCCGACGACAACCCCGAGGTGCAGGAGTCGCGCGCCCGCGGGATTCCGGTGCTCAAGCGGGTGGACTTTCTGCCCCAACTCACGGCTGGTTATCGCACCCTGGCCGTGGCCGGGGCCCATGGCAAGACCACCACCACGGCCATGCTGGCTGTGGCCCTGCAGCGTCTGGGCCAGGACCCCACTTTCATCGTGGGCGCTGAGGTGCACGATCTTGGCGCCAACGCCCACGCGGGGAAAGGCCCTTACTTCGTCATCGAGGCCGATGAGTACGACTACATGTTTTGGGGTCTACGGCCTTATGTCGCCGTGGTGACCAATGTGGAGCACGATCACCCCGATCTTTTTCCCACGCCCGAAGCGATGCAGGCCGCCTTCCGCGGTTTTGTGGAACGGGGCGACCCTGAAGGGTGGACCGTGCTCTGTGGGGAGGACGCCGGAGCCCGCCGTCTGGCGGAACACGCCCCAGGACGGGTGCTCTTTTACGGGATCCGGGGAGAGGGTTCCGGGGTCTGGTTGGCTGCCATCGCCCGGGGGCTCTCGCTGAACCCGCGGGGCGGGTACGACTTCCGGGCCGGGTTGCCCTCCGGTCGGGAGGTGGCCGTCTCCCTGAGCATTCCGGGCCGACACAATGTACTCAACGCCCTGGCCGCCCTCACGGTGGTCGATGTGCTGGGACTGGATGTCCAGGAAGCCGCCCGGTCGCTGGCTGCTTTCCACGGCGCTGGCAGGCGCTTCGAGGTGCGGCTGGAAAGCGGCGGATGGGTGGTGGTGGACGATTACGCCCACCATCCCACGGAGATTGCCGCCACCTTAGCCGCGGCGCGAGCCCGCTACCCCGGGCACACCCTCTGGGCCGTGTGGCAGCCCCACACCTACTCCCGCACCTTGACTTTGCTGGATCGGTTCGCCACCGCCTTTGCTCAGGCCGACCGGGTGGTGGTCACCGGGGTGTACGCGGCCAGGGAACGGGCGCCCGAGGGCTTTGACCCGCGCCAAGTGGCCGCCGCCCTGCGCCATCCGACGGTGGCTTTCGCGCCCGATTGGGAGGCCGCTGCGGAGTTGTTACTGGCCGAGGCCCACCCCCCGGCGGTGGTGCTGGTGCTCTCGGCGGGCGACGGCCCGCGCCTGAGCGAGCGCCTGCAGGCCGCCTGGCTGTCTGAGGAGAGGAGAGGATGATGCCCCCAACGGCCCCCGTTGCCCTGCCCTGGTCGGTCCTGGAGGCCGCTTTTGGGGAGCGGCTCCAACGCCGGGTCCCGCTGGCGCCCTACACCTCGGCGCGCTTAGGCGGTCCGGCCGACGCCCTGCTCATCGTGCGCTCGGCCGACGAACTGGCCGAGGCGGTGGCCTGGCTGTGGGCCCACGAGGTGCCTTTCCTGGTGCTGGGCGGGGGCTCCAATGTGCTGGTGAGCGACGCCGGGGTGCGCGGCGTGGTGCTGCTCAACAAGGCCGCCGCGGTACGCTTCGGCGAGGACGAGGAAGGCTCCTGGGTGCGGGCCGAGTCAGGCGCCAATCTGGGCCGTGTGGCCCGGCGGGCGGCTTTGCAGGGGCTGGCCGGGCTGGAATGGGCCGCCGGGATTCCCGGCACCGTGGGCGGGGCCGTGGTAGGCAACGCCGGGGCCCATGGCGGCGATATGGCGGGCGTGCTCCGGGTGGCCGAAATCTTGCACCGCCGGGAGGGACGGGTGACTTGGCCGGTGGAGCGCCTGGCTTACGGCTATCGCACCAGTTGGCTCAAGGTGCACCCCGGTGAGGCGGTGGTGCTGGCCGCCACCCTACGCCTGCGGCCCGGCGATCCTCAGGAACTGCAGGCGCGGCTGGAAGAAGGGCGGGCCTACCGCCAGCGCACTCAGCCGCCGGGGGCCAGCATGGGCTCCATGTTCAAGAACCCGCCGGGCGATTACGCGGGCCGGCTCATCGAAGCCGCCGGGCTGAAGGGTACCCGCATCGGCGGGGCTGAGATCAGCCGTGTGCACGCCAATTTCATCGTCAACCACGGCGACGCCACGGCCCGCGATGTGGCCGAGTTGCTGCGCCTGGCGCGATGCACGGTGGCCGAACGTTTTGGCGTGCGGCTGGACCTGGAAATCCAACTCATCGGCGACTGGCCGCCTGAAGTGCTGGCCGACCTGGTGTGAGGAGGCAAGGCATGGCGGACAAACTGCGCGTGGCGGTGCTTTTTGGCGGACGTTCGGGCGAGCATGATGTCTCCCTCATGTCGGCCCGCTCGGTGCTCGACGCCCTGCGCCGCGACCGCTATGAGATTCTGGAAGTGGGCATCACCAAAGAAGGCGTCTGGCTGATGGGCGAAGGCGTGTGGCAGGCGCTGAAGGAGGGCCGTACCGAGGGCCTGACGCCGGTCACCATCCTGCCCGACCCCACCCGCCCGGGCCTTTACGCCTTCCGCGACGGGGGCCTGGAGCGGGTGGCCAGGGTGGATGTGGTCTTCCCCGTATTGCACGGGACTTTTGGGGAAGACGGCACGCTCCAGGGCTTGCTGGAGATGGCCGACCTAGCCTATGTGGGCGCCGGGGTGGTCGGCTCGGCGGTGGGCATGGACAAGGGTGTCTTCAAGGCGGTGATGGAGGCCCATTTCCTGCCGGTGGTGGCCTATCTGGTGCTCACCCGCCGCGAGGTGGAGGAGCAGTTGGACGAGGTGGTCACGCGATGCGAAGCCTTGGCACCCTATCCGCTGTTCGTCAAGCCGGCCAATCTGGGCTCCTCGGTGGGCGTGACCAAAGCCGACAACCGGGACGAGTTGGTGGCCGGGCTGGAACTGGCCGCCCGGTACGATCGGCGCATCGTGGTGGAGCGCGGGGTGCCCAACGCCCGCGAAATCGAGGTCAG
This region of Anaerolineae bacterium genomic DNA includes:
- the murC gene encoding UDP-N-acetylmuramate--L-alanine ligase, with the translated sequence MVLSQRIHFVGIGGTGLSAIARVLLERGYTVSGSDRHASPFTEALARLGARVFIGHAPEQVRDADLVVRSSAIPDDNPEVQESRARGIPVLKRVDFLPQLTAGYRTLAVAGAHGKTTTTAMLAVALQRLGQDPTFIVGAEVHDLGANAHAGKGPYFVIEADEYDYMFWGLRPYVAVVTNVEHDHPDLFPTPEAMQAAFRGFVERGDPEGWTVLCGEDAGARRLAEHAPGRVLFYGIRGEGSGVWLAAIARGLSLNPRGGYDFRAGLPSGREVAVSLSIPGRHNVLNALAALTVVDVLGLDVQEAARSLAAFHGAGRRFEVRLESGGWVVVDDYAHHPTEIAATLAAARARYPGHTLWAVWQPHTYSRTLTLLDRFATAFAQADRVVVTGVYAARERAPEGFDPRQVAAALRHPTVAFAPDWEAAAELLLAEAHPPAVVLVLSAGDGPRLSERLQAAWLSEERRG
- the murB gene encoding UDP-N-acetylmuramate dehydrogenase; the encoded protein is MPPTAPVALPWSVLEAAFGERLQRRVPLAPYTSARLGGPADALLIVRSADELAEAVAWLWAHEVPFLVLGGGSNVLVSDAGVRGVVLLNKAAAVRFGEDEEGSWVRAESGANLGRVARRAALQGLAGLEWAAGIPGTVGGAVVGNAGAHGGDMAGVLRVAEILHRREGRVTWPVERLAYGYRTSWLKVHPGEAVVLAATLRLRPGDPQELQARLEEGRAYRQRTQPPGASMGSMFKNPPGDYAGRLIEAAGLKGTRIGGAEISRVHANFIVNHGDATARDVAELLRLARCTVAERFGVRLDLEIQLIGDWPPEVLADLV
- a CDS encoding D-alanine--D-alanine ligase, encoding MADKLRVAVLFGGRSGEHDVSLMSARSVLDALRRDRYEILEVGITKEGVWLMGEGVWQALKEGRTEGLTPVTILPDPTRPGLYAFRDGGLERVARVDVVFPVLHGTFGEDGTLQGLLEMADLAYVGAGVVGSAVGMDKGVFKAVMEAHFLPVVAYLVLTRREVEEQLDEVVTRCEALAPYPLFVKPANLGSSVGVTKADNRDELVAGLELAARYDRRIVVERGVPNAREIEVSVLGNEEPQASVPGEIRPGDEFYSYEAKYLDDSSELIIPARLSKEEAERVRALAVAAYKACDLAGMARVDFLLDPESGEFFINEVNTIPGFTQISMYPKLWEASGLPYPDLLDRLIDLALTRKAERDRTVRTYRPGE